From Glycine soja cultivar W05 chromosome 4, ASM419377v2, whole genome shotgun sequence, the proteins below share one genomic window:
- the LOC114410463 gene encoding uncharacterized protein LOC114410463 isoform X1, with protein sequence MAKSEPTLVPEWLRSAGSVAGGGSSAHHFAAQSNHSGIFTALKYSSNVAHHTRNRSSKSTNDFDSPRSVFLERTFSANSWRSINGSAKHAYSSFNRSHRDKDRDREKDRSNFVDHRDRDCSEPFSDIFPGRIERDTLRRSHSMVSRKQNEILTPRVAVDTKSGGNSNQKSSNDLLSGSSIGISVRKAVFNKDFPSLGAEERQGITEIGRVSSLGLGATASQTLPVGSSTLIGGEGWTSALAEVPTLIGSSSTGSLTLQQTVSPTSGSVHTSTSSGLNMAEALAQTPSRARSTPQVSVKTQRLEELAIKQSRQLIPVTPSMPKALVNNSEKSKPKTAVRNAEMNMAVKNMPQQPSVLHIVNHSVRSGNAKGDAPKTSGKFTDLKSVVWENGVSPTPKDPSSQTNHTNSRTGNNLAVASAAASTPLKKTNNIKSPTERKPTSLDQKLGSTMDKKHSISQVQSRNDFFNLIKKKTLMNSSVLPDSSPVVSSPTMGKSGEVNTEALGSPASPQDLRNDAEVICHGNAHVELNKPDYDRNDTILDEEEAAFLRSLGWVEDSGEDEEGLTEEEINAFYQECMKLGTTRLKLCQGMQPKLSKFSESYATTNLHGASAELSSDSRSEA encoded by the exons ATGGCCAAAAGTGAACCTACATTAGTCCCAGAATGGTTGAGAAGTGCTGGAAGTGTTGCTGGGGGTGGCAGTTCAGCCCACCATTTTGCAGCTCAATCTAATCACTCCGGTATTTTCACTGCCCTGAAAT ATTCTTCTAATGTTGCCCATCACACAAGGAATAGATCATCTAAGTCCACTAATGATTTTGATAGCCCTCGTTCTGTGTTTCTGGAACGAACATTTTCTGCAAATTCTTGGAGGAGTATCAATGGTTCTGCCAAGCATGCCTATAGTAGTTTCAACAGAAGTCACCGTGATAAGGACCGTGATAGAGAGAAAGATAGATCAAATTTTGTAGACCACCGGGATCGTGATTGTTCTGAACCATTTTCTGACATCTTTCCTGGAAGGATAGAGAGAGACACTTTACGGCGTTCTCATTCAATGGTTTCCAGGAAACAGAATGAGATTTTGACCCCCCGAGTTGCAGTAGATACCAAATCTGGTGGCAATAGCAACCAGAAAAGCAGTAATGACTTACTTTCTGGCAGTAGTATTGGTATTAGTGTTCGGAAAGCTGTTTTTAATAAGGATTTTCCATCACTTGGAGCTGAAGAGAGGCAGGGCATTACTGAAATAGGGAGAGTTTCATCTCTTGGTTTGGGTGCTACTGCTAGTCAAACTCTACCTGTTGGCAGTTCAACTTTGATTGGTGGGGAGGGATGGACATCTGCTCTAGCTGAGGTACCAACTTTAATTGGAAGCAGTAGTACCGGATCTCTAACGTTGCAACAAACTGTTTCTCCAACTTCTGGGTCTGTACATACAAGTACATCATCTGGTCTTAACATGGCTGAAGCTTTGGCACAGACTCCATCTCGAGCTCGTTCGACTCCCCAG GTGTCTGTCAAAACCCAAAGGCTTGAGGAACTGGCTATTAAGCAGTCAAGGCAGTTGATTCCAGTAACACCATCAATGCCTAAGGCTTTG GTTAATAATTCTGAGAAATCAAAACCCAAGACAGCAGTCAGAAATGCTGAGATGAATATGGCCGTCAAGAACATGCCGCAACAACCCTCTGTTTTGCACATTGTTAATCATTCTGTTCGCAGTGGAAATGCCAAAGGTGATGCTCCGAAAACATCTGGAAAATTTACTGATCTCAAATCAGTGGTGTGGGAAAATGGTGTTTCCCCTACACCTAAGGATCCTTCAAGCCAAACAAATCACACTAACAGTAGAACTGGAAATAATCTTGCTGTTGCTTCAGCAGCTGCTTCTACACCTTTGAAGAAGACCAACAACATCAAATCTCCCACAGAGCGAAAGCCAACTTCTTTGGATCAGAAACTAGGGTCCACTATGGATAAGAAACATTCTATTTCTCAAGTGCAGAGCCGGAATGATTTCTTCAATCTCATTAAGAAGAAAACTCTGATGAACTCCTCAGTTCTTCCAGATTCTAGCCCGGTGGTTTCATCTCCCACAATGGGCAAATCTGGTGAagtgaatacagaagctcttgGCTCTCCTGCAAGTCCTCAAGATCTTCGAAATGATGCTGAAGTGATTTGCCATGGTAATGCCCATGTAGAGCTTAACAAACCCGATTATGACCGGAATGATACAATTCTTGATGAGGAAGAGGCTGCATTCCTTCGTTCACTTGGCTGGGTGGAGGATTCTGGTGAGGATGAGGAAGGCCTTACAGAAGAGGAGATCAATGCCTTCTATCAGGAG TGTATGAAGTTGGGCACCACCAGATTAAAGCTATGCCAGGGCATGCAGCCAAAGTTGTCCAAGTTTTCTGAATCTTATGCTACGACTAACTTGCATGGAGCTTCTGCTGAATTGAGTTCTGACTCGAGATCTGAAGCTTGA
- the LOC114410463 gene encoding uncharacterized protein LOC114410463 isoform X2 has product MAKSEPTLVPEWLRSAGSVAGGGSSAHHFAAQSNHSDSSNVAHHTRNRSSKSTNDFDSPRSVFLERTFSANSWRSINGSAKHAYSSFNRSHRDKDRDREKDRSNFVDHRDRDCSEPFSDIFPGRIERDTLRRSHSMVSRKQNEILTPRVAVDTKSGGNSNQKSSNDLLSGSSIGISVRKAVFNKDFPSLGAEERQGITEIGRVSSLGLGATASQTLPVGSSTLIGGEGWTSALAEVPTLIGSSSTGSLTLQQTVSPTSGSVHTSTSSGLNMAEALAQTPSRARSTPQVSVKTQRLEELAIKQSRQLIPVTPSMPKALVNNSEKSKPKTAVRNAEMNMAVKNMPQQPSVLHIVNHSVRSGNAKGDAPKTSGKFTDLKSVVWENGVSPTPKDPSSQTNHTNSRTGNNLAVASAAASTPLKKTNNIKSPTERKPTSLDQKLGSTMDKKHSISQVQSRNDFFNLIKKKTLMNSSVLPDSSPVVSSPTMGKSGEVNTEALGSPASPQDLRNDAEVICHGNAHVELNKPDYDRNDTILDEEEAAFLRSLGWVEDSGEDEEGLTEEEINAFYQECMKLGTTRLKLCQGMQPKLSKFSESYATTNLHGASAELSSDSRSEA; this is encoded by the exons ATGGCCAAAAGTGAACCTACATTAGTCCCAGAATGGTTGAGAAGTGCTGGAAGTGTTGCTGGGGGTGGCAGTTCAGCCCACCATTTTGCAGCTCAATCTAATCACTCCG ATTCTTCTAATGTTGCCCATCACACAAGGAATAGATCATCTAAGTCCACTAATGATTTTGATAGCCCTCGTTCTGTGTTTCTGGAACGAACATTTTCTGCAAATTCTTGGAGGAGTATCAATGGTTCTGCCAAGCATGCCTATAGTAGTTTCAACAGAAGTCACCGTGATAAGGACCGTGATAGAGAGAAAGATAGATCAAATTTTGTAGACCACCGGGATCGTGATTGTTCTGAACCATTTTCTGACATCTTTCCTGGAAGGATAGAGAGAGACACTTTACGGCGTTCTCATTCAATGGTTTCCAGGAAACAGAATGAGATTTTGACCCCCCGAGTTGCAGTAGATACCAAATCTGGTGGCAATAGCAACCAGAAAAGCAGTAATGACTTACTTTCTGGCAGTAGTATTGGTATTAGTGTTCGGAAAGCTGTTTTTAATAAGGATTTTCCATCACTTGGAGCTGAAGAGAGGCAGGGCATTACTGAAATAGGGAGAGTTTCATCTCTTGGTTTGGGTGCTACTGCTAGTCAAACTCTACCTGTTGGCAGTTCAACTTTGATTGGTGGGGAGGGATGGACATCTGCTCTAGCTGAGGTACCAACTTTAATTGGAAGCAGTAGTACCGGATCTCTAACGTTGCAACAAACTGTTTCTCCAACTTCTGGGTCTGTACATACAAGTACATCATCTGGTCTTAACATGGCTGAAGCTTTGGCACAGACTCCATCTCGAGCTCGTTCGACTCCCCAG GTGTCTGTCAAAACCCAAAGGCTTGAGGAACTGGCTATTAAGCAGTCAAGGCAGTTGATTCCAGTAACACCATCAATGCCTAAGGCTTTG GTTAATAATTCTGAGAAATCAAAACCCAAGACAGCAGTCAGAAATGCTGAGATGAATATGGCCGTCAAGAACATGCCGCAACAACCCTCTGTTTTGCACATTGTTAATCATTCTGTTCGCAGTGGAAATGCCAAAGGTGATGCTCCGAAAACATCTGGAAAATTTACTGATCTCAAATCAGTGGTGTGGGAAAATGGTGTTTCCCCTACACCTAAGGATCCTTCAAGCCAAACAAATCACACTAACAGTAGAACTGGAAATAATCTTGCTGTTGCTTCAGCAGCTGCTTCTACACCTTTGAAGAAGACCAACAACATCAAATCTCCCACAGAGCGAAAGCCAACTTCTTTGGATCAGAAACTAGGGTCCACTATGGATAAGAAACATTCTATTTCTCAAGTGCAGAGCCGGAATGATTTCTTCAATCTCATTAAGAAGAAAACTCTGATGAACTCCTCAGTTCTTCCAGATTCTAGCCCGGTGGTTTCATCTCCCACAATGGGCAAATCTGGTGAagtgaatacagaagctcttgGCTCTCCTGCAAGTCCTCAAGATCTTCGAAATGATGCTGAAGTGATTTGCCATGGTAATGCCCATGTAGAGCTTAACAAACCCGATTATGACCGGAATGATACAATTCTTGATGAGGAAGAGGCTGCATTCCTTCGTTCACTTGGCTGGGTGGAGGATTCTGGTGAGGATGAGGAAGGCCTTACAGAAGAGGAGATCAATGCCTTCTATCAGGAG TGTATGAAGTTGGGCACCACCAGATTAAAGCTATGCCAGGGCATGCAGCCAAAGTTGTCCAAGTTTTCTGAATCTTATGCTACGACTAACTTGCATGGAGCTTCTGCTGAATTGAGTTCTGACTCGAGATCTGAAGCTTGA
- the LOC114410464 gene encoding transmembrane protein 50 homolog, with translation MDLLELWAIFGPGVAGAVFGAGWWIWLDAVVCSTVTVPFLHYLPGIFASLAALMFNCVRKEDIDYSPYDEGEWRLKLWLFIAYVVSFVSLAGSAGLLIQDSLDKSAPSVWTGVAGVLQCVFVLICGLVYWTSHPE, from the exons ATGGACTTACTGGAGTTATGGGCAATTTTCGGCCCCGGCGTCGCCGGCGCCGTCTTCGGCGCCGGATGGTGGATCTGGCTTGACGCCGTCGTCTGCAGTACCGTCACCGTTCCCTTCCTTCATTACCTTCCCG gaaTTTTCGCATCTCTTGCGGCTTTGATGTTCAATTGCGTTAGAAAAGAAGACATCGATTATTCTCCCTACGACGAAGGCGAGTGGAG ACTGAAGCTGTGGCTCTTCATTGCATATGTTGTATCCTTTGTTTCTTTAGCTGGATCAGCAGGCCTGCTGATCCAAGATTCACTTGATAAATCCGCCCCTTCAGTTTGGACTGGAGTTGCAGGTGTTTTGCAGTGTGTTTTTGTCTTGATCTG TGGACTGGTATATTGGACTTCTCATCCTGAATAA